The proteins below come from a single Rhizobium sp. BT04 genomic window:
- a CDS encoding ABC transporter substrate-binding protein has translation MIERFSPFSLPRRRLLIATSALAIAALVVTAEFNPALSADSPHNGGDITFLIDSLGDTWIPNNSAISSFQGHIWGHVTDKLLYVDADGKVSPWIAERWEQNDKATEFTLHLKSGVTFSDGTPLDASAVVANLDIWYAGRKSEGINPIGLFPKTYDHAEAVDASTVKVFFKKPTLGFIPTLGYHGSILISPKTLAQPAAQQADLSKTSGSGPYVVDSWKEGDFVKLVKRKDYNWGPSAVGHTGPAYLDTITYKLVSEPSLRVAAVQSGQADVAYNASPQELESLKAEGFTVATPRYLGFVNGWAVNTKLAPYDDVKVRQALQAGINRQEIIDTVYTSDWKLATSFIQSNVPGATDQSALLAYNPEKAEKLLDEAGWTKGADGIRTKNGEPLVLTLNSNPYLATSKSVDELIAQQLGKIGWKVAIRSYDVVTYGQKVKYGSPAVPAYEVTRSFIDAGTVASILTNANNGENWFALDESDKTLNELRDKIAGAGSIESRKPLLDELQKYILEQGYFIPRTQIVQRIYVQSPKLKGEVYNGVAYASYYTATKSE, from the coding sequence ATGATCGAACGCTTTTCCCCGTTCTCCCTTCCCCGGCGTCGTCTGCTGATCGCCACCTCTGCACTGGCAATCGCCGCCTTGGTGGTAACGGCGGAGTTCAATCCGGCTCTGAGTGCCGATAGCCCGCACAATGGCGGTGACATCACCTTCCTTATCGACTCGCTGGGCGATACCTGGATCCCGAACAACAGCGCGATCTCAAGCTTCCAGGGCCACATCTGGGGCCACGTGACCGATAAGCTCCTTTACGTCGATGCCGACGGCAAGGTCAGCCCCTGGATCGCCGAGCGCTGGGAGCAGAACGACAAAGCCACTGAGTTCACCCTACACCTGAAGAGCGGCGTGACCTTCTCGGACGGCACGCCACTTGACGCATCAGCCGTCGTCGCCAACCTCGACATCTGGTACGCCGGCCGCAAGAGCGAAGGCATCAACCCGATCGGCCTCTTCCCGAAAACCTACGACCACGCCGAGGCCGTCGACGCGAGCACAGTGAAGGTCTTCTTCAAGAAGCCGACGCTCGGCTTCATCCCGACGCTCGGCTACCACGGATCGATCCTGATCTCTCCCAAGACCCTCGCGCAGCCTGCCGCCCAACAGGCCGACCTCAGCAAGACCTCCGGCAGCGGCCCCTATGTGGTCGATTCCTGGAAGGAAGGCGACTTCGTCAAGCTGGTCAAGCGCAAGGATTACAACTGGGGTCCCTCAGCGGTCGGCCATACCGGCCCGGCCTACCTCGACACGATCACCTATAAGCTGGTGTCCGAGCCGTCGCTGCGCGTGGCTGCTGTCCAGTCGGGCCAGGCCGACGTCGCCTACAACGCCTCGCCGCAGGAGCTGGAGTCTCTGAAGGCAGAGGGCTTCACCGTCGCGACACCACGCTATCTCGGCTTCGTCAACGGCTGGGCTGTCAACACCAAGCTTGCGCCATATGACGACGTGAAAGTACGCCAGGCCCTGCAGGCCGGCATCAATCGCCAGGAGATCATCGACACCGTCTATACATCAGACTGGAAACTGGCGACCTCCTTCATCCAGAGCAACGTGCCGGGAGCGACCGACCAAAGCGCGCTTTTGGCCTACAACCCCGAAAAGGCCGAGAAGCTTCTGGACGAAGCGGGCTGGACAAAGGGCGCCGACGGCATCCGCACCAAGAACGGCGAGCCGCTGGTGCTGACGCTGAATTCCAACCCCTACCTCGCAACCTCGAAATCGGTCGATGAGCTTATCGCCCAGCAACTCGGCAAGATCGGCTGGAAAGTCGCTATCCGTTCCTACGATGTCGTCACCTACGGCCAAAAGGTCAAATACGGCAGCCCCGCCGTGCCGGCCTACGAGGTGACCCGCAGCTTCATCGACGCAGGCACCGTCGCCAGTATCCTGACGAACGCCAACAACGGCGAGAATTGGTTCGCCCTCGACGAGAGCGACAAGACCCTCAACGAACTCCGCGACAAGATCGCCGGCGCCGGCTCCATCGAAAGCCGCAAACCGCTCCTCGACGAACTGCAGAAATACATCCTTGAGCAGGGCTACTTCATCCCGCGCACGCAGATTGTCCAGCGGATCTACGTGCAGTCTCCGAAGCTCAAGGGCGAGGTCTATAACGGTGTCGCCTATGCCAGCTACTACACGGCCACGAAAAGCGAATAA
- a CDS encoding ABC transporter permease: MTLASTYSSSRATAISRLTALRVPPVVALSFAIVALAIAWSLAPGLFTIYDPVNGVPAQKLLGPSAAHWFGTDHLGRDLYTRVVFGTASSVASALIAVVIGVVAGGLIGLLAGFFGGWVDILFARLVDVLLAIPKFLLAVIVVTAIGFDTTNAAIATGVSAVALFARVMRSEVIKTRQATFVESSFLLGGSRWHILWRHVLPNASRSVLPLAVLQFGDSILVIASLAFLGYGDPPPASDWGLLISIGKDYLKWPWLVYAPAFVTIATVLSVNRISRWLRKTD; encoded by the coding sequence ATGACCCTCGCTTCCACATACTCCAGCTCGCGCGCCACGGCGATCAGCCGGCTGACGGCCCTGCGCGTGCCACCGGTCGTCGCGCTGTCTTTCGCTATCGTCGCGCTTGCCATCGCCTGGTCGCTCGCCCCGGGCCTGTTCACGATCTATGACCCGGTCAACGGCGTTCCCGCTCAAAAGCTGCTCGGCCCCAGTGCGGCGCACTGGTTCGGCACCGATCACCTCGGCCGCGACCTCTACACCCGCGTCGTCTTTGGCACGGCCTCCTCCGTGGCGAGCGCGTTGATCGCCGTCGTCATCGGCGTTGTCGCCGGTGGCCTCATCGGCCTCCTGGCCGGCTTCTTCGGCGGCTGGGTGGACATCCTGTTCGCCCGCCTGGTCGACGTGCTGCTTGCCATTCCAAAATTCCTGCTGGCCGTCATCGTCGTCACCGCGATCGGCTTCGACACCACGAATGCCGCCATCGCAACCGGCGTTTCGGCCGTCGCCCTGTTCGCCCGGGTGATGCGCTCGGAAGTGATCAAGACCCGGCAGGCGACATTCGTCGAGTCTTCCTTTCTGCTCGGTGGATCACGCTGGCACATCCTGTGGCGCCACGTGCTGCCGAACGCCTCGCGCTCGGTGCTGCCGCTTGCCGTGCTGCAGTTCGGCGACTCGATCCTGGTGATCGCCAGTCTCGCCTTCCTCGGCTACGGCGACCCGCCGCCGGCTTCCGACTGGGGCCTGCTGATCTCGATCGGCAAGGACTATCTCAAATGGCCGTGGCTGGTTTACGCGCCCGCCTTCGTCACGATCGCAACCGTCCTCTCCGTGAACAGGATCAGCCGATGGCTTCGCAAGACAGACTGA
- a CDS encoding LLM class flavin-dependent oxidoreductase, whose amino-acid sequence MAAEFISASFANASNDLNPIPDAPVDARFLERYARALDDYGFNYTLIPYSSSSFDPFTLGATILAHTKKLSIIVALRPNTVYPTVAAKSLATLDQLSGGRVVVHFIAGGSDEEQAREGDFLNKEERYERQEEYIRILRLAWTSTEPFDFDGKYYQFKQFRSAVRPTKGLIPISLGGSSDAAYRIGGSLCDIFGLWGEPLAETKQQIDRIYDEAAKAGRADRPRIWVTFRPIVAETDELAWAKAHKVLERLNENREKGLSRAPLSAPRPANVGSQRLLDIAARGHVQDRALWYPTVTATNASGATTALVGSPRTIADSILDYIDLGADLISIRGYDNYNDAVDYGRYILPLVREGIREREEAKKKAAA is encoded by the coding sequence ATGGCCGCGGAATTCATCAGCGCAAGCTTTGCCAATGCCTCCAATGACCTCAACCCCATTCCCGACGCGCCGGTGGATGCGCGTTTTCTGGAGCGGTACGCACGCGCGCTCGACGATTATGGCTTCAACTACACGCTGATCCCCTATTCCTCGTCCTCCTTTGATCCGTTCACGCTCGGAGCGACGATCCTCGCCCATACGAAAAAGCTCAGCATCATCGTCGCGCTGCGTCCGAACACTGTCTATCCGACGGTCGCGGCGAAGTCGCTGGCGACGCTCGATCAGTTGAGTGGCGGGCGTGTCGTCGTTCACTTCATTGCCGGCGGCAGCGACGAGGAGCAGGCGCGTGAAGGCGACTTCCTCAACAAGGAAGAGCGTTACGAGCGGCAGGAGGAATATATTCGCATCCTGCGTCTGGCCTGGACGTCGACCGAGCCCTTCGATTTCGATGGGAAATACTACCAGTTCAAGCAGTTTCGCAGCGCCGTGCGTCCCACCAAGGGCCTCATCCCCATCTCGCTCGGCGGCTCGTCGGATGCGGCTTACCGGATCGGCGGTTCGCTGTGCGACATTTTCGGCCTATGGGGTGAGCCGCTTGCCGAGACCAAGCAGCAGATCGACCGGATTTACGACGAAGCCGCCAAGGCCGGCCGCGCAGACCGTCCGCGCATCTGGGTCACCTTCCGACCGATCGTGGCCGAGACCGACGAATTGGCCTGGGCGAAGGCGCACAAGGTTCTGGAGCGGCTGAACGAGAACCGCGAGAAGGGTTTGAGCCGCGCGCCGCTTTCGGCTCCACGTCCGGCAAATGTCGGCTCGCAGCGGTTGCTGGACATTGCGGCGCGCGGCCATGTGCAGGACCGCGCCCTGTGGTATCCGACTGTGACCGCCACCAATGCCAGCGGCGCCACCACCGCGCTGGTGGGTTCGCCGCGCACCATCGCCGATTCCATCCTCGATTATATCGATCTTGGCGCCGATCTGATCTCGATCCGCGGCTACGACAATTACAACGATGCCGTCGATTATGGCCGCTATATCCTGCCGCTCGTGCGCGAAGGTATCCGCGAGCGGGAAGAGGCCAAGAAGAAGGCGGCCGCCTGA
- a CDS encoding LLM class flavin-dependent oxidoreductase produces the protein MTIAAPAVPLPAPFRPKQRLGFNTRVSFNDDAGPAQGLRDGIELFKAAERLGYQSGWAYQRHFDHYLSSPLPFFAAAGQHTKHITLGSAVIPMRYQDPILLAEAAGTTDLLIGGRLELAISTGANAAFDAVFGAVDTDARTEAKRRQARFLAAISGEVLHTVAGQAQGAPEGTELRVTPHSPTLRSRIRQGSASLDSAVQAAKLGIGLISGTVQHDHDEGETFGEYQARCIAAYRATWRETWATQPPPVAVAASILVGTTAELREKYAAYDLERRTQGIAASRPKGALTPAAPVNQPPGIQISPVFQGTPDQVLQAVLDDPGLAAADEVVLFLPPAFDLAENVRLLADLADTVAPNLGWSPNV, from the coding sequence ATGACCATCGCCGCGCCTGCCGTCCCCCTGCCCGCGCCGTTCCGTCCGAAGCAGCGGCTCGGCTTCAACACCCGGGTGTCCTTCAACGACGACGCCGGGCCGGCGCAGGGGTTGCGCGACGGGATCGAGCTGTTCAAGGCCGCCGAGCGGCTGGGTTATCAGTCGGGCTGGGCCTACCAGCGGCACTTCGACCACTACCTCTCTTCACCGCTTCCGTTCTTCGCCGCGGCCGGCCAGCATACAAAGCATATCACGCTCGGCTCGGCTGTTATCCCGATGCGCTACCAGGACCCGATCCTGCTCGCCGAAGCGGCCGGCACGACCGACTTGCTGATCGGCGGCCGCTTGGAACTGGCCATCTCGACCGGCGCCAATGCGGCGTTCGACGCTGTCTTCGGTGCGGTTGACACCGATGCCCGGACGGAAGCCAAGCGCCGCCAGGCGCGCTTCCTCGCCGCGATCTCGGGCGAAGTCCTCCACACCGTAGCCGGGCAAGCCCAAGGCGCTCCGGAAGGCACCGAACTGCGGGTGACGCCGCACAGTCCGACCCTGCGGTCCCGGATCAGGCAGGGCTCGGCGAGCCTGGATTCCGCAGTGCAGGCTGCCAAGCTCGGGATCGGGCTGATCTCAGGGACCGTACAGCACGACCATGACGAGGGCGAAACCTTCGGGGAGTATCAGGCCCGCTGCATCGCGGCTTACCGTGCGACCTGGCGCGAGACCTGGGCTACCCAGCCGCCGCCGGTCGCCGTTGCCGCCTCGATCCTGGTCGGCACCACGGCCGAGCTTCGGGAAAAATACGCCGCCTACGACCTCGAGCGCCGCACCCAGGGAATTGCCGCGTCCCGTCCCAAGGGCGCGCTGACGCCGGCCGCGCCAGTCAATCAGCCGCCCGGCATCCAGATTTCCCCTGTCTTCCAAGGCACGCCCGACCAGGTGCTTCAGGCTGTGCTTGACGACCCGGGCCTTGCCGCCGCTGACGAGGTTGTGCTCTTCCTTCCCCCCGCCTTCGACCTTGCCGAAAACGTACGGCTGCTGGCGGACCTGGCAGACACGGTGGCTCCCAACCTCGGCTGGTCGCCTAACGTTTGA
- a CDS encoding ABC transporter permease, whose amino-acid sequence MSKAYLNYAAKRLVQAIVVILLAYVFTFVVVSILPGDPITNVLNNPQNGFTPDEIKEIIAAQGLDKPIPVQLWTSFSDFVTGDLGLSMRTNRPVSTLIAEVLPSTLVLASAGLVVALLLSAVIAYGTQFLPKRFGQGLLRGFPSLFLSVPNFVIGLVLIHLFGFQLGVFRVIEPDSFWATLFAATALGIPISAQIAEVLIANLDHESGQEYAAVARGRGLGQMRLFAKHLLKPSSLPVITVIALTIGELLGGSLITETVFGRTGLGSLVQRSVSTQDLPVLQAVVSLAAVVFVIVNLIADLTYPLLDPRVKLLGAPERRPTTADEGSAGIPKAVTS is encoded by the coding sequence ATGAGCAAAGCCTACCTAAACTACGCCGCAAAACGCCTCGTACAGGCGATCGTCGTGATCCTGCTGGCTTATGTCTTCACCTTCGTCGTCGTCAGCATCCTGCCCGGCGACCCGATCACCAATGTCCTGAACAACCCTCAGAACGGCTTCACGCCGGATGAGATCAAGGAGATCATCGCCGCCCAGGGCCTGGATAAGCCGATCCCCGTTCAGCTATGGACGTCGTTTTCCGACTTCGTGACCGGCGATCTCGGCCTGTCGATGCGGACCAATCGGCCCGTATCGACCCTGATCGCCGAAGTGCTGCCGTCGACCTTGGTCCTTGCTTCCGCAGGCCTCGTCGTCGCACTGCTGCTGTCGGCGGTGATCGCCTATGGCACGCAGTTTCTGCCAAAACGGTTCGGCCAAGGCCTGCTGCGCGGTTTCCCGTCCCTGTTCCTGTCGGTGCCGAACTTCGTGATCGGCCTGGTGCTGATCCATCTCTTCGGTTTCCAGCTCGGCGTCTTTCGCGTGATCGAGCCTGACAGCTTCTGGGCAACCCTTTTTGCGGCCACCGCGCTCGGCATCCCCATCTCCGCGCAAATCGCCGAAGTGCTGATCGCCAACCTCGATCATGAGTCCGGGCAGGAATACGCCGCCGTCGCAAGGGGCCGCGGCCTCGGGCAAATGCGCCTGTTCGCCAAGCACCTGCTCAAGCCGTCATCGCTGCCGGTTATCACCGTCATCGCGCTGACGATCGGCGAACTGCTCGGCGGCTCGCTGATCACCGAGACGGTGTTCGGACGCACCGGTCTCGGCAGCCTGGTGCAGCGGTCGGTGAGCACGCAGGACCTGCCCGTCCTCCAGGCGGTCGTCTCGCTGGCGGCGGTGGTCTTCGTGATCGTCAACCTGATCGCCGATCTTACCTACCCGCTGCTCGACCCGCGCGTGAAACTGCTTGGCGCTCCCGAGCGCCGTCCAACCACGGCTGACGAAGGCTCCGCCGGCATCCCCAAGGCGGTGACGTCATGA
- a CDS encoding ABC transporter ATP-binding protein, producing MASQDRLTELFARNDAGSAPQRSAPLLRIDGLSVSYGPHEVVSNVGFELGRGKSLALIGESGSGKSTIARAVLRLLPGGGRAAGRVEFDGQEVLSLPERHFRPLRGRAIGFVPQDPGNSLNPVRTIGAQAMEAAALLDEPNKAIRKALILETFAQVGLDNPQRVYDSYPHQLSGGMLQRVLIGLAVLPRPSLLVADEPTSALDVTIQKRILDLLSKLQHELEISLLLITHDLAIAAERADSLVVLKDGVVQEAGSTASVFSAPTSAYARKLHADVPALNPDRYRALRDPGFRFLGTKAGKAPKIEVSGVTKTFTVDGKILTAVNDVSFAVPAGTTHALVGESGSGKTTAIRLLLGLEQPDTGNIAVAGEQLAGRSPESLRAVWRHLQLVYQNPFTSLDPTWKVEQLVREPLDRFKIGTSEERSARVREALENVGLGEHLLLRKPEALSGGQRQRVAIARSLVLKPDVIVLDEPTSALDVSVQADIVEVLLSLQARLGLTYVFVSHDLALVRQLAHTVSVMQRGRIVEHGTVTDIFERPREPYTRSLLESIPSGAAGIARVPNPRPQRFVNEEKIA from the coding sequence ATGGCTTCGCAAGACAGACTGACTGAGCTTTTCGCCCGCAACGACGCCGGCTCGGCACCCCAGCGATCAGCCCCCCTGCTCCGGATCGACGGGTTGTCGGTTTCCTACGGACCGCACGAAGTCGTCAGCAACGTCGGGTTTGAACTCGGCCGCGGCAAGAGCCTTGCCCTCATCGGCGAGTCGGGCTCGGGCAAGTCGACCATCGCCCGCGCTGTGTTGCGGCTGCTCCCCGGCGGTGGACGCGCTGCCGGCCGCGTCGAGTTCGACGGGCAGGAGGTGCTAAGCCTCCCGGAGCGCCATTTCCGGCCGCTCAGAGGACGGGCGATCGGGTTCGTCCCGCAGGATCCCGGCAACTCGCTCAACCCGGTGCGGACAATCGGCGCCCAGGCGATGGAAGCGGCCGCACTCCTCGACGAGCCCAATAAGGCAATCCGCAAGGCGCTCATCCTGGAAACCTTCGCCCAGGTCGGGCTCGACAACCCTCAGCGTGTCTACGACTCCTACCCGCACCAACTCTCCGGCGGGATGCTGCAGCGTGTGCTGATCGGCCTTGCTGTCCTGCCACGGCCATCGCTGCTGGTCGCGGACGAGCCGACCTCTGCGCTCGACGTCACGATCCAGAAGCGTATCCTCGACCTGCTTTCCAAGTTGCAGCACGAGCTTGAGATCAGCCTGCTTCTCATCACCCACGACCTGGCGATCGCCGCCGAGCGGGCGGACTCGCTGGTGGTGCTCAAGGACGGCGTCGTCCAGGAAGCCGGCAGCACCGCTTCCGTCTTCTCCGCGCCCACCTCGGCATACGCCAGGAAGCTGCACGCCGACGTCCCTGCCCTCAACCCCGATCGCTACCGTGCGCTGCGCGACCCCGGCTTCCGTTTCCTGGGGACCAAGGCCGGCAAGGCACCGAAGATCGAGGTCAGCGGCGTCACCAAGACTTTCACGGTGGACGGCAAGATTCTCACCGCCGTCAATGACGTGTCGTTTGCCGTCCCGGCTGGCACCACACACGCGCTGGTCGGCGAATCCGGTTCGGGCAAGACAACGGCAATCCGGCTGCTGCTCGGGCTCGAGCAACCCGACACCGGCAATATCGCTGTCGCCGGCGAGCAGCTCGCCGGTCGCTCGCCCGAGTCCCTGCGCGCGGTATGGCGTCACCTTCAGCTTGTTTACCAGAACCCGTTCACGTCACTGGACCCGACCTGGAAAGTCGAGCAGCTGGTGCGAGAACCGCTCGACCGGTTCAAGATCGGAACCAGCGAGGAGCGGTCCGCGCGGGTGCGCGAAGCGCTGGAGAATGTCGGGCTCGGCGAGCACCTACTCTTGCGCAAGCCGGAAGCCCTGTCAGGCGGCCAGCGCCAGCGCGTCGCCATCGCCCGTTCGCTGGTGCTCAAGCCTGATGTGATCGTGCTCGACGAGCCGACCTCCGCGCTCGACGTCAGCGTCCAGGCCGACATCGTCGAGGTACTACTGTCGCTGCAAGCCAGGCTCGGCCTGACCTATGTCTTCGTCTCCCACGACCTGGCTCTGGTGCGCCAGCTCGCCCACACAGTCTCGGTGATGCAGCGCGGGCGCATCGTCGAACATGGGACCGTCACCGACATCTTCGAACGCCCCCGGGAGCCGTACACACGCTCGCTGCTGGAGTCGATCCCATCAGGCGCCGCCGGTATCGCCCGCGTGCCCAACCCTAGACCGCAGCGTTTCGTCAACGAGGAAAAGATCGCATGA
- a CDS encoding molybdopterin guanine dinucleotide-containing S/N-oxide reductase: MSSFQTHSSHWGAFSGRYEDGKLEIRPHPADPHPSPLLGNLPAVAHSPARIRRPAVRRGWLEGSTGNAQNRGADDYVELSWPQALDLVSKELRRVYADFGPQAVFGGSYGWSSAGRFHHAQSQIHRFLNVLGGYVRSVNTYSSGAAMVIIPHVLGPYDHFDRKSVTWDAIERSSELVVAFGGMALKNTDVHGGGISAHIVPRTLNGAHARGARFVLVSPLKDDFPAEVNAQWLPIMPRTDVALMLGLAHVLVSEGLHDRGFLDRYTVGYEGFEDYLLGRIDGVEKSPEWASHICGIGVDTIRKLALSMARARTLITVSHSLQRADHGEQPVWMGIVLAAMLGQIGLDGGGYSYSLGALGNIGKHQLAVPLPTFSQFKNPVPDFIPVARIADMLLNPGDPFHYNGHAMRYPDIRLVYWAGGNPFHHHQDLNRLRAAFRRPETIIVHETAWTSSARHADIVLPATTTLERDDIGAADRDPLMIAMKKLIEPVGEARDDYEIFSEIARRLGKFEEFTENRTSREWLTFLFETTRKALIAGGHEAPDFETFWERGEIRLPLKPDDGGPARAFRDDPLASPLQTPSGKIEIFSETIESFGYDDCRGHPRWYPAKVEAEADESRYPLHLVCNQPHQRLHSQLDYGDFSRSTKIKGREPVRISPADAAERGIAHGDILRLFNARGSCLAAAVISEDVRKGVMQLATGAWFEPDGPTAEKSMCIHGNPNILTRDVGTSQLAQGSTGQLTRVEAERFAGEPPPVRIFEGMTFLDQAEKSPEKLIRTHPETEQNNP, encoded by the coding sequence ATGAGTTCGTTTCAGACCCATAGCTCCCACTGGGGCGCCTTTTCCGGCCGCTACGAAGACGGAAAGCTCGAAATTCGGCCCCATCCGGCCGACCCGCATCCATCGCCCCTGCTGGGCAATCTGCCGGCTGTCGCTCATAGCCCCGCGCGCATCAGGCGTCCGGCCGTCCGGCGCGGCTGGCTCGAGGGCAGCACCGGAAACGCACAAAATCGCGGAGCGGACGATTATGTCGAACTCAGCTGGCCGCAGGCGCTGGACCTCGTTTCGAAGGAGCTTCGGCGCGTTTATGCAGATTTCGGCCCGCAAGCCGTGTTCGGCGGGTCCTATGGCTGGTCGAGCGCTGGACGCTTCCATCATGCACAGAGCCAGATCCACCGGTTTTTGAATGTGTTGGGCGGATATGTGCGATCCGTCAACACTTACAGCTCCGGCGCGGCGATGGTCATCATCCCGCACGTCTTGGGACCATATGACCATTTCGACCGCAAGAGCGTCACCTGGGACGCCATCGAGCGGAGCAGCGAACTGGTCGTCGCCTTCGGCGGAATGGCGCTCAAGAACACCGATGTGCATGGCGGCGGCATCAGCGCCCATATCGTGCCCCGGACGCTGAACGGCGCGCACGCGCGAGGTGCGCGTTTTGTCCTCGTCAGCCCTCTGAAAGACGATTTTCCTGCTGAGGTGAATGCACAGTGGCTGCCGATCATGCCACGCACCGATGTCGCGCTGATGCTCGGTCTTGCGCATGTATTGGTCAGCGAGGGATTGCACGACCGTGGATTCCTCGACCGTTACACGGTGGGCTACGAAGGATTTGAAGATTACCTGCTTGGCCGGATCGATGGTGTCGAAAAAAGCCCGGAATGGGCGTCCCACATCTGCGGCATCGGCGTTGACACCATCAGGAAGCTCGCGCTTTCCATGGCGCGCGCCAGGACGCTGATCACCGTCAGCCATTCCCTGCAGCGTGCCGACCATGGCGAACAGCCGGTCTGGATGGGCATCGTGCTCGCCGCCATGCTCGGGCAGATCGGGTTGGATGGCGGCGGCTATTCCTATTCCCTTGGGGCATTGGGCAATATCGGCAAACACCAGCTCGCCGTCCCGCTGCCGACCTTTAGCCAGTTCAAAAATCCGGTGCCGGATTTCATTCCCGTCGCGCGCATCGCCGACATGCTCCTCAATCCGGGCGACCCATTCCACTATAACGGCCACGCGATGCGGTATCCCGATATCCGCCTCGTCTATTGGGCAGGAGGCAACCCGTTCCATCACCATCAGGATCTCAACAGGCTGCGGGCGGCGTTCAGGAGGCCGGAGACCATCATCGTGCATGAGACGGCCTGGACGTCCTCCGCCCGCCACGCCGATATCGTGCTGCCGGCAACGACCACGCTCGAGCGGGACGACATCGGCGCGGCGGACCGCGATCCGCTGATGATCGCCATGAAGAAGCTGATCGAGCCGGTCGGCGAAGCGCGGGACGACTATGAGATCTTCTCCGAGATAGCCCGCCGTCTCGGCAAATTCGAAGAGTTCACCGAAAACCGCACCAGCCGGGAATGGCTCACCTTCCTTTTCGAAACAACGCGCAAGGCGCTCATCGCCGGTGGACACGAAGCTCCGGACTTCGAGACGTTTTGGGAACGCGGAGAGATACGCCTGCCGCTCAAACCCGACGACGGCGGACCGGCGCGTGCCTTTCGCGATGATCCGCTTGCATCTCCGCTGCAAACGCCATCCGGAAAAATCGAGATCTTTTCCGAGACGATCGAGAGCTTCGGTTACGACGACTGCCGCGGCCATCCGCGATGGTATCCTGCCAAGGTGGAGGCAGAGGCCGACGAGAGCCGCTACCCGCTCCATCTGGTCTGCAACCAGCCGCATCAGCGGCTGCACAGCCAGCTGGACTATGGCGATTTCAGTCGTTCCACCAAGATCAAAGGCCGGGAACCGGTCCGGATCAGCCCAGCCGACGCGGCCGAGCGCGGCATCGCCCATGGCGACATCCTGAGGCTCTTCAACGCCCGCGGCAGCTGCCTTGCGGCAGCGGTGATCAGCGAGGACGTGCGAAAAGGCGTGATGCAGCTTGCGACGGGTGCATGGTTCGAGCCCGACGGCCCGACTGCCGAGAAGTCCATGTGCATCCACGGCAACCCGAACATCCTCACCCGCGACGTCGGAACCTCGCAATTGGCTCAGGGCTCGACCGGACAGCTTACCAGGGTTGAGGCGGAGCGGTTCGCCGGCGAACCGCCTCCGGTGCGGATATTCGAGGGAATGACGTTTTTGGACCAAGCTGAGAAGTCTCCGGAAAAGCTGATCCGCACACACCCGGAAACCGAACAAAATAATCCATAA